The Vidua chalybeata isolate OUT-0048 chromosome 31, bVidCha1 merged haplotype, whole genome shotgun sequence genome window below encodes:
- the LOC128801761 gene encoding uncharacterized protein LOC128801761 isoform X1 produces the protein MVLTRSKSVVGTGVCDQVKPSKKDVSVQTHSCLKCLSLSVASGGVVKEGCLPCEQVNDLLSLVAELREEVERLRSIRDSEREIDWWSSALTSLREAHQESEGSYVSHSQAIEGHLVDEGEWKWVPARGGNNKNPSCPPSPSQLPLQNRYEALDLDSQTDDLEENYLPSEPPNYDSSKKSITTSNVKKKRRVIVVGDSLLRGTEGPVCRPDPSHREVCCLSGAQVRNITERLPRLIRSSDYYPLLILQAGSDEIEKRSVKVIKREFRALGQVVDRTGVQVVFCSVPLVAEKNNERNRKTHFINKWLKGWCYRQNFGFFDHGATFMAPALLESDGIHLSVKGRRFLAHELADLIERALN, from the coding sequence ATGGTTCTAACCCGGTCAAAATCTGTGGTTGGTACAGGTGTATGTGACCAAGTAAAGCCCTCCAAAAAGGATGTGTCTGTACAGACCCATTCCTGCCTGAAGTGTTTGAGCTTATCAGTGGCTTCAGGGGGTGTTGTGAAGGAGGGCTGCTTACCGTGTGAACAAGTGAATGACCTCCTCTCGCTAGTGGCCGAGCTTAGGGAGGAAGTTGAAAGATTAAGGAGTATCAGGGAtagtgaaagggaaatagacTGGTGGAGTTCAGCCCTTACATCTTTAAGGGAGGCCCACCAGGAGTCAGAAGGCTCATATGTCTCTCATTCTCAGGCAATAGAGGGGCACCTGGTAGATGAAGGGGAGTGGAAATGGGTCCCTGCTCGGGGTGGTAATaacaaaaatccctcctgccccccatCCCCTAGCCAGTTGCCACTTCAGAATAGGTATGAGGCCCTAGATCTAGACAGCCAGACGGATGacttagaagaaaattatctacCCAGTGAGCCTCCCAATTATGACTCGTCTAAAAAATCGATTACCACCTCTaatgtcaagaaaaaaagaagggtaaTTGTAGTGGGTGATTCCCTTCTGAGGGGGACAGAGGGCCCCGTATGTCGACCTgacccatcccacagggaggtctgctgcctctctggggCCCAGGTACGAAACATCACTGAGAGACTTCCTAGGCTGATTCGGTCCTCTGATTATTACCCACTGCTgatactccaggctggcagtgatgagaTTGAAAAGAGGAGTGTCAAGGTGATTAAAAGGGAGTTTAGGGCACTGGGTCAAGTGGTTGATAGGACAGGTGTACAGGTAGTGTTCTGCTCAGTCCCATTggtggcagagaaaaataatgaaaggaatAGGAAAACTCATTTCATTAACAAATGGCTCAAGGGTTGGTGCTATCGGCAAAATTTTGGATTCTTTGATCATGGAGCAACCTTTATGGCACCTGCTCTACTGGAATCAGATGGGATACATCTCTCTGTTAAGGGCAGGAGGTTTTTAGCTCATGAACTGGCAGACCTTattgagagggctttaaactag